A single window of Nicotiana sylvestris chromosome 3, ASM39365v2, whole genome shotgun sequence DNA harbors:
- the LOC138887079 gene encoding uncharacterized protein — MAKRMRSLEQSLKNMQGLSGQKSVSYTDLCMFPHVHLPVGFKTPKFEKYDGHGDPIANLKKYCNQLRGAGSKEELLMAYFGESLVGIASEWYMDQDISRWHIWDDLARDFVRQFQYNIDIVPDRNSLSNLKKKPSESFREYSIKWREQASRVKPPMDEIKMVNTFLQAQESDYFQNMMSAMGKPFAEAIKIGEMVENGLKRGRILSQSAIRATSQAIQGGSRGIAKGKKREETFMASSGTRRNYTLGPLFPERTPQHYYPHQDLAYAPQPYSVMNT, encoded by the coding sequence atggcaaaaagaatgaggagcctcgagcagagtttaaaaaatatgcaaggtttaagcgggcagaagagtgtttcctatactgatctgtgcatgttccctcacgtgcacctgcccgtAGGAttcaaaacaccaaagtttgagaaatatgatgggcatGGCGATCCCATTGCAAACCTcaaaaagtattgcaaccaattgcgtggGGCTGGcagcaaagaagaattgttgatggcatacttcggagaaagcttggtgggaatagcctcagaatggtatatggatcaggacatatctcgatggcacatTTGGGACGATCTTGCCAGAGATTTTGTTCGacagtttcagtataatattgacatcgtgCCAGACAGGAATtctttgtcaaacttgaagaagaaaccctcagaaagcttcagagaatattctattaaatggcgcgagcaagcatcaagagtaaaacctcccatggatgaaataAAAATGGTCAATACTTTCCTCCAAGCTCAAGAATCagattacttccaaaacatgatgtcggccatggggaAACCTTTCGCTGAAGCAATTAAGATCGGAGAAATGGTAGAAAATGGGCTAAAAAGgggtcgaattctaagccaatctgctatcagagctacctcccaagccattcagggtgggtctagaggaatagcaaagggaaagaaaagggaagaaacgtTCATGGCATCATCGGGCACAAGGAGAAACTATACTCTCGGACCCCTTTTTCCAGAGAGGACCCCGCAACATTATTACCCTCACCAAGATTTGGCCTATGCTCCTCAGCCATACTCGGTTATGAATACTTAG